The following proteins are encoded in a genomic region of Mustela erminea isolate mMusErm1 chromosome 3, mMusErm1.Pri, whole genome shotgun sequence:
- the OTULIN gene encoding ubiquitin thioesterase otulin isoform X1 has product MSRGTMPQPGAWPGASRAEKLVREAGAASPGPTRAAAREGGKAAAGGQLRSAVLCPAEHEEDMYRDAEEIEKEKELLTHEKGLSEARLSVAPEMDIMDYCKKEWRGNTQKATCMKKGYEEVSQKFTSIRRVRGDNYCALRATLFQAMSQPAALPPWLQDPELMLLPEKLISKYNWIKQWKLGLKFEGKSEDLVDRIKESLTLLRKKWAGLAELRTAEARQIACDELFTNEEEEYSLYEAVKFLMLNRAIELYDDKEKGKEVPFFSVLLFARDTSNDPGQLLRNHLNQVGHTGGLEQVEMFLLAYAVRHTIQVYRLSKYSTEEFVTVYPTDPPLDWPVVTLIAEDDRHYNIPVRVCEETSL; this is encoded by the exons ATGAGTCGGGGCACCATGCCCCAGCCCGGAGCGTGGCCGGGCGCGAGCCGTGCTGAGAAGCTGGTGCGGGAGGCGGGGGCCGCGTCTCCGGGACCCACGAGAGCGGCGGCGCGGGAGGGCGGGAAGGCGGCGGCCGGCGGGCAGCTGCGGTCCGCGGTGCTGTGCCCAGCCGAGCA TGAGGAGGACATGTATCGTGACgcggaagaaatagaaaaggagaaagaattacTTACACATGAAAAAGGGTTATCAG AGGCCAGGTTAAGTGTAGCTCCTGAAATGGACATCATGGACTACTGCAAAAAAGAGTGGCGGGGAAATACACAAAAAGCCACGTGTATGAAGAAG GGCTATGAGGAAGTGTCTCAGAAGTTCACCTCCATCAGACGCGTCCGCGGGGATAATTACTGCGCGCTGAGGGCCACGCTGTTCCAGGCGATGAGCCAGCCGGCGGCACTGCCCCCCTGGCTGCAGGACCCGGAGCTCATGCTG TTACCGGAAAAGCTCATAAGCAAATACAACTGGATCAAGCAGTGGAAACTTGGACTGAAATTTGAGGGGAAGAGCGAGGACCTGGTTGATAGAATTAAGGAGTCCCTCACGCTGCTAAGGAAGAAG TGGGCAGGCTTGGCGGAACTGAGAACAGCCGAAGCAAGGCAGATAGCTTGTGATGAACTGTTCACAAATGAGGAAGAGGAATATAGCCTCTATGAAGCTGTAAAATTTCTAATGCTAAACAGAGCCATTGAACTATATGAtgataaagagaagggaaaggaagtacCGTTTTTCTCCGTGCTTCTGTTTGCTCGGGACACATCGAATGATCCTGGACAGCTGCTAAGGAACCATCTAAACCAGGTGGGACACACCGGTGGCCTTGAACAG GTTGAAATGTTCCTCCTCGCCTATGCCGTGCGCCACACCATTCAGGTGTACCGGCTCTCCAAGTACAGCACGGAAGAGTTCGTCACGGTCTACCCCACCGATCCGCCCCTGGACTGGCCGGTGGTGACGCTGATCGCCGAAGACGACCGGCACTACAACATCCCCGTCAGAGTGTGCGAGGAGACGAGTCTGTGA
- the OTULIN gene encoding ubiquitin thioesterase otulin isoform X2 has translation MYRDAEEIEKEKELLTHEKGLSEARLSVAPEMDIMDYCKKEWRGNTQKATCMKKGYEEVSQKFTSIRRVRGDNYCALRATLFQAMSQPAALPPWLQDPELMLLPEKLISKYNWIKQWKLGLKFEGKSEDLVDRIKESLTLLRKKWAGLAELRTAEARQIACDELFTNEEEEYSLYEAVKFLMLNRAIELYDDKEKGKEVPFFSVLLFARDTSNDPGQLLRNHLNQVGHTGGLEQVEMFLLAYAVRHTIQVYRLSKYSTEEFVTVYPTDPPLDWPVVTLIAEDDRHYNIPVRVCEETSL, from the exons ATGTATCGTGACgcggaagaaatagaaaaggagaaagaattacTTACACATGAAAAAGGGTTATCAG AGGCCAGGTTAAGTGTAGCTCCTGAAATGGACATCATGGACTACTGCAAAAAAGAGTGGCGGGGAAATACACAAAAAGCCACGTGTATGAAGAAG GGCTATGAGGAAGTGTCTCAGAAGTTCACCTCCATCAGACGCGTCCGCGGGGATAATTACTGCGCGCTGAGGGCCACGCTGTTCCAGGCGATGAGCCAGCCGGCGGCACTGCCCCCCTGGCTGCAGGACCCGGAGCTCATGCTG TTACCGGAAAAGCTCATAAGCAAATACAACTGGATCAAGCAGTGGAAACTTGGACTGAAATTTGAGGGGAAGAGCGAGGACCTGGTTGATAGAATTAAGGAGTCCCTCACGCTGCTAAGGAAGAAG TGGGCAGGCTTGGCGGAACTGAGAACAGCCGAAGCAAGGCAGATAGCTTGTGATGAACTGTTCACAAATGAGGAAGAGGAATATAGCCTCTATGAAGCTGTAAAATTTCTAATGCTAAACAGAGCCATTGAACTATATGAtgataaagagaagggaaaggaagtacCGTTTTTCTCCGTGCTTCTGTTTGCTCGGGACACATCGAATGATCCTGGACAGCTGCTAAGGAACCATCTAAACCAGGTGGGACACACCGGTGGCCTTGAACAG GTTGAAATGTTCCTCCTCGCCTATGCCGTGCGCCACACCATTCAGGTGTACCGGCTCTCCAAGTACAGCACGGAAGAGTTCGTCACGGTCTACCCCACCGATCCGCCCCTGGACTGGCCGGTGGTGACGCTGATCGCCGAAGACGACCGGCACTACAACATCCCCGTCAGAGTGTGCGAGGAGACGAGTCTGTGA